A window from Neodiprion fabricii isolate iyNeoFabr1 chromosome 2, iyNeoFabr1.1, whole genome shotgun sequence encodes these proteins:
- the LOC124176852 gene encoding sodium channel protein Nach-like isoform X2: MVELQREKTPARRSSAWRRVLTKQAREFCLSTGLHGYKYIAQSQRSVYERAIWAVGVVVSLCCAIALMQIAWEYNAAHPTLTVIESTHHGIWNYRFPAVTICDLNRVSLSRAHDLVNSLHGPRLENESETVLLAEMRLLNKLLDPDISSQKVYTNLTRLQEIFDDNDLTIPDVMKLVTRNCSEITVRCKWKGNIISCDSIFESSLSRDGICCSFNYIGVPDREKSRRIPKRVTACGYQTGLTVLLNMAPLDYHAALLGGYGLKVILHDPYDYPDRNAKNKLIRMDKEVFLSVTPEVTYSTDDVRSLPVSKRSCIFSDEGQDLTALMGNYSYNNCLAVCRMQTIFEKCGCIPYYQAYLRFASVELPENDPDTNTSVRICNLTDVKCVYDFQDWYETSWPGTKVTNRHLPSIEVLDYESGPCKCIPDCSLFRYPLQSSAGILDRSNAYHDLEFYKGVDVKNHSLLHVFFSDLVSTQYRRDVYYDWHNLFASFGGLLGLFAGFSLMSAFELIYFFSIRLIADLWTGNKKGRI; this comes from the exons ATGGTCGAATTACAACGCGAGAAAACCCCGGCTCGAAGAAGCTCCGCGTGGCGACGCGTTCTCACGAAACAAGCACGGGAATTCTGTCTCTCAACCGGACTCCACGGGTACAAGTACATCGCTCAGAGTCAACGCTCAGTTTACGAGAG GGCGATTTGGGCCGTAGGCGTTGTCGTTTCTCTCTGCTGTGCCATTGCTCTGATGCAAATTGCATGGGAGTACAACGCGGCGCATCCAACTCTCACTGTGATCGAGTCCACTCATCACGGTATTTGGAACTACAGATTTCCCGCCGTCACCATCTGCGATCTCAACCGTGTATCGCTAAGCCGGGCTCACGACTTGGTTAATTCTCTGCA TGGACCTCGGTTGGAGAATGAATCTGAAACGGTTCTGTTAGCCGAGATGCGACTCCTGAACAAGCTTCTTGACCCAGATATTTCTAGCCAAAAAGTTTACACCAACCTGACCCGGCTACAGGAGATATTCGACGATAACGACTTGACGATTCCTGACGTCATGAAATTG GTAACGAGAAACTGCTCCGAGATAACAGTGAGATGCAAATGGAAGGGAAACATCATCTCTTGTGACTCGATATTTGAGTCATCCCTGAGCCGTGATGGTATCTGCTGCAGTTTCAACTATATCGGAGTCCCAGATCGTGAAAAATCCCG GCGCATACCTAAGAGGGTGACGGCTTGTGGCTATCAGACCGGATTGACGGTGCTGTTAAACATGGCACCCTTAGATTACCACGCGGCACTTCTCGGAGGTTACGGTCTTAAG GTGATTCTTCACGATCCTTACGACTACCCGGACCGTAACGCTAAGAACAAACTGATCCGCATGGACAAAGAAGTGTTCCTCAGCGTTACACCGGAAGTTACATACTCAACGGATGATGTGCGCAGTCTTCCCGTGTCGAAACGAAGTTGCATATTCTCGGACGAGGGGCAAGACCTGACAGCACTGATGGGAAATTACTCCTACAACAATTGCCTTGCCGTATGCCGTATGCAAACGATATTTGAGAAATGCGGATGCATTCCCTATTATCAGGCATACCTACGTTTTGCCTCTGTTGAACTTCCAGAAaacg ATCCAGACACAAACACCAGCGTAAGAATCTGTAACCTTACCGACGTGAAGTGTGTCTACGATTTCCAGG ATTGGTACGAAACTTCATGGCCGGGGACCAAGGTAACGAACAGACACCTGCCGTCGATAGAGGTGTTGGATTACGAAAGCGGACCGTGCAAATGCATTCCCGATTGCAGCCTCTTTCGCTACCCCCTTCAAAGCTCCGCTGGAATATTGGATCGCAGCAATGCCTATCACGATCTTGAATTCTA TAAGGGTGTTGACGTCAAGAATCATAGCCTTTTACACGTATTCTTCAGTGACCTGGTGTCAACTCAATACCGTCGCGATGTTTATTACGACTGGCACAACCtgttcg cCTCGTTCGGTGGACTGCTCGGGCTCTTCGCAGGATTCAGTCTGATGTCTGCGTTTGAACTGATATATTTCTTCTCCATTCGATTGATAGCGGACTTGTGGACTGGTAACAAAAAAGGGCGGATATGA